The following is a genomic window from Nitrospirota bacterium.
AGTGTCGCGGGGTCAAGCTCCCCTTCCCCCGAGACCAGGCAGCACGCGCTGTCGGTGAGCCTGCCCGAGAGGCGCACGTCCTTCACCCTGTCGCTCAGGGTTTCCTTGAGCAGCGCCACCAGCTTGCCGTAGGTGCGGGCGGCCTCCTCCTTCTTCTCTTTCTCCCCGAGGTCGAGCTCTCCCTTCAGGACGGAGCGGAACGTCTTGCCCTTGTACTGGCCGAGGGCGCTCGTGATGATGTCGTCTATCTCGTCCAGCATCACCAGGACCTCGTAGCCCCCGGCGCTGAAGCTCTCCAGGTACGGGCTCCTCAGGGCCTCCTCCCGGGAGGCGGCCGTGATGTAGTAGATGTCCTTCTGCCCTTCCTTCATGTTCCGGACGTAGCCCTCCAGGTCGGTGTACTCGCCCGCCCCCCTGGCGGTGGACTCATAGAGCATGAGGTCGGCCAGGGCCTCCCGCCGCGAGGGCTCCACGTAAATGCCCTCCTTGAGCACCCGCCCCAGCTCCCGGAAAACACGGGCATACTTTTCGTACTCCTCGCGCTTCATGCCGGCCAGGGCGTCCAGGACCTTCTTGGTGATGTTGCGCTTCATCACCTCGGCCTGCCGGTTGTGCTGAAGCATCTCCCGGGAGATGTTCAACGGCAGGTCCGCGCTGTCCACCACCCCCCTGACGAACCGCAGGTACGGCGGCAGAAGCTCCGGGCAGTGGGGCATTATCTGCACCCTCTTCACATAGAGCATCGGACCCGCCTCGAACTCCTTGAACAGGATGCCCAGGGGCAGGTGCTCCGGGATGTACAGAAGGGCGCGGAACTCCGTGGCCCCTTCCGCCCGGTAGTGGATGACCCTGGCCGGGGCCCCCGTGTCGTGGGACAGGTGGCGGTAGAAATCGGCGTACTCCTCCTCGCTCACCTCGGACTTCTTCTTGAGCCAGATGGCCTTCCGGGAGTTCAGGGTCTCCTCCTCGGTCACCGTGTAGGTCTCGCCCTTCTGTAGCTCGCTCTCCTTCTTCTTCTCCACGTCCATCACGATGGCGTGCTCGATGAAGTCCGAGTACGCCTTGACGGTCCGGCGGATTTCCCACTCCTCGAGGAATTTCCTGCCCTCCTCGGTCAGATGCAGGATGACGTCCGTCCCCCGGGCGGGCTTCTCCACGTCCTCCACCGTGAAGGAGCCGTCGGCCGATGACTCCCAGCGCACCCCGCGCTCCGGGGGCTCCCCGGCCCGGCGGCTGAGGACCGTCACCCGGTCGGCCACCATGAAGGAGCTGTAAAACCCCACGCCGAACTGCCCGATGAGCTCCGAGCGCTCCTCGGGCTTCTTTTCCCTGAGGGCGGCCAGAAACTCCTTGGTGCCCGAGTGGGCTATGGTACCCAGCTCCTCCACGGCCTCCTCGCGGCTCATGCCGATGCCGTTGTCCCGGACGGTGAGCGTGCCGGCCGCCCGGTTGGGGATGAGCCTTATCCTGTAGTCCGCCTCCCCTTCCAGGAGGTCCTCCCTGGTGAGGGCCTCGTAGCGGAGCTTGTCGATGGCGTCGGAGGCGTTGCTTATGAGCTCCCTCAGGAAGACCTCCTTGTGGGAGTAAAGGGAATGGATCATGAGGTCCAGAAGCTGCTTCACCTCTGTCCGAAACTGCATGGTCTCCTGGGCCATGGCCGTGCTACCTCGCTTGGTTCAACCAGTTGATTCCGGGAGGTCCCGGGGCCGCACCTTCCCCGCTTCTTCGGCTACCGTGCCGTCTCTCCGCGGAGAGGTTCGTTATCACGAACTATCGCCCCCTTGGGGGCATTTCTTACCATAAAAAATCACTGCCGCCGATATCAACTAGCGCACGCCCACCCGGGCGGCTTCCCGGGGCGCGGGCCGCCGTTAGCTGTTATACTACGGGGAGAACGATAGGGGTCACATGCCGATGCCGGAATCGAGATGAAAATAAGTCCTCTCAATGTTTCAGTGCGGGGATAAAAACTAACCGGTAAGGGATTCTTACGGGTATGCGGAGCTTCAAGCAGATAAAGGCCGACTACCGGTTCACGGCCGAGCACGAGGAGCGGCTGCGCGAGATGGCCCCCGTCATGAAGGAGCATGCCGAGGAAATCATGGGGACCCTGAGCCTCTGGATAATGGGCACCAGGGACACCGCCGAGTTCTTCACCGACGAGTCGCGCCGCCGGCACGTCTTCGATGCCCAGAAGAAGTGGTTCCTGGACCTCTTCTCGGGCCGGTACGACAACCGGTATCATGACGGGCTCATCAGGATAGGGGCCGTGCACGTCAAGAATGGCGTGGACGCCCATTTCATGAACAGGGCCGTAAACATCGTCCGCAACGCCAGCATCG
Proteins encoded in this region:
- the htpG gene encoding molecular chaperone HtpG — translated: MQFRTEVKQLLDLMIHSLYSHKEVFLRELISNASDAIDKLRYEALTREDLLEGEADYRIRLIPNRAAGTLTVRDNGIGMSREEAVEELGTIAHSGTKEFLAALREKKPEERSELIGQFGVGFYSSFMVADRVTVLSRRAGEPPERGVRWESSADGSFTVEDVEKPARGTDVILHLTEEGRKFLEEWEIRRTVKAYSDFIEHAIVMDVEKKKESELQKGETYTVTEEETLNSRKAIWLKKKSEVSEEEYADFYRHLSHDTGAPARVIHYRAEGATEFRALLYIPEHLPLGILFKEFEAGPMLYVKRVQIMPHCPELLPPYLRFVRGVVDSADLPLNISREMLQHNRQAEVMKRNITKKVLDALAGMKREEYEKYARVFRELGRVLKEGIYVEPSRREALADLMLYESTARGAGEYTDLEGYVRNMKEGQKDIYYITAASREEALRSPYLESFSAGGYEVLVMLDEIDDIITSALGQYKGKTFRSVLKGELDLGEKEKKEEAARTYGKLVALLKETLSDRVKDVRLSGRLTDSACCLVSGEGELDPATLSLLKAMGQQVPEEKRILEINPDHPLLRAMQARFEKNSADPALKEYAGLLYEQALVLAGRLPGDPAAFVKAMAALMAEALGTRGAGAGETRD